The Polyangiaceae bacterium genome includes a region encoding these proteins:
- a CDS encoding carboxypeptidase regulatory-like domain-containing protein translates to MRRSFGVAAAFALISGLAFAQAPLPPGAPAQMPPGHPPIGDSEDAPAPEGAVPPGHPPTGGAQLPGAGRADSANPSAEVPVGVIQALINDGQGNPLPGVDVRLLILRQSVAEGDSKEFRNAPSSPEGKVRFDGLGVGSKFSYRITVKRDEAEYASPSFNLREDMGQNVVLHVYPVTSDIRRSMVGMRGFVMVEPRDDVFQFEVLFRVFNVGTTTWVPDDLVIDLPKGWKGFNAQESMGDTRFAADGDRGAKLLGTFSPGQHDVAFRFQVPNDHDETVDFKLSLPPHVAEVQVMAESAKGMSFEVSGMSPAQPSMREDGRRMLVTGRQLKPGEPEMQELAIRLTGIPSPGPGRWYAAGIALGLGALGLYLAMRDDKEKPSLTSLPEKDVARARKLLLDELVAVEKARQADKIGPRTYESARRALVDALARLEAAEPLRAQKPQKKRARAH, encoded by the coding sequence ATGAGGCGCTCGTTCGGCGTCGCGGCCGCCTTCGCGCTGATCTCGGGGCTCGCGTTCGCGCAGGCGCCGCTGCCGCCGGGAGCCCCGGCACAGATGCCGCCGGGCCATCCCCCGATCGGTGACTCGGAAGACGCGCCCGCGCCCGAGGGTGCGGTGCCGCCGGGTCACCCGCCCACGGGCGGCGCGCAGTTGCCCGGCGCCGGCCGAGCGGACAGCGCGAACCCCTCGGCAGAGGTGCCGGTCGGCGTGATTCAGGCGCTGATCAACGACGGCCAGGGCAACCCCTTGCCGGGTGTGGACGTGCGCTTGCTCATCCTGCGCCAGAGCGTCGCCGAGGGCGATTCGAAGGAGTTCCGCAACGCCCCCAGCAGCCCCGAAGGCAAGGTGCGCTTCGACGGTCTCGGGGTCGGCTCCAAGTTCAGCTACCGCATCACGGTCAAGCGCGACGAGGCAGAATACGCCTCGCCATCGTTCAACCTCCGGGAGGACATGGGGCAGAACGTCGTCTTGCACGTGTACCCGGTCACCAGCGACATCCGTCGCTCCATGGTCGGCATGCGCGGCTTCGTCATGGTCGAGCCGCGGGACGACGTCTTCCAGTTCGAGGTCTTGTTCCGCGTCTTCAACGTCGGCACGACCACCTGGGTGCCGGACGATCTGGTGATCGACCTGCCCAAGGGCTGGAAGGGCTTCAACGCCCAGGAATCCATGGGCGACACTCGCTTCGCCGCCGACGGCGACCGCGGGGCGAAGCTGCTCGGCACCTTCAGCCCGGGGCAGCACGACGTCGCCTTCCGCTTCCAAGTCCCGAACGACCACGACGAGACCGTGGACTTCAAGCTCTCGCTGCCGCCGCACGTCGCGGAGGTGCAGGTGATGGCGGAGTCGGCCAAGGGCATGAGCTTCGAGGTCTCGGGCATGAGCCCGGCCCAGCCCAGCATGCGCGAGGACGGCAGGCGCATGCTCGTCACGGGGCGCCAGCTCAAGCCCGGCGAGCCGGAGATGCAGGAGCTGGCCATCCGCTTGACCGGGATCCCTTCACCGGGCCCCGGCCGCTGGTACGCCGCCGGCATCGCCCTCGGGCTCGGCGCGCTGGGCCTCTACCTCGCGATGCGTGACGACAAGGAGAAGCCTTCCTTGACGTCGCTGCCGGAGAAGGACGTCGCGCGCGCTCGCAAGCTCTTGCTCGACGAGCTCGTCGCGGTCGAGAAGGCCCGACAGGCGGACAAGATCGG